From Neobacillus sp. PS2-9, the proteins below share one genomic window:
- a CDS encoding thiamine pyrophosphate-dependent dehydrogenase E1 component subunit alpha: MTENRHEALGLSDGKVLEMYETMLLARRIDERMWLLNRAGKIPFVISCQGQEAAQVGAAFALDREKDYVLPYYRDMGVVLTFGMTPRELMLSGFAKAEDPNSGGRQMPGHFGQKKNRIVTGSSPVTTQVPHAVGIALAGKMERKDLVTFVTFGEGSSNQGDFHEGANFAGVHKLPVIFMCENNKYAISVPIEKQLACEKVSDRAIGYGMPGITVDGNDPLEVYKAVKEAADRGRRGEGPTLVETVSYRLTPHSSDDDDRSYRAPDEVAKAKTQDPIITFGAYLKETGILNDELEKEINDRVMKLVNEATDYAENAPYAAPEEALKYVYAQE, from the coding sequence ATGACTGAAAATCGTCATGAAGCTTTAGGATTAAGCGATGGAAAAGTTTTAGAAATGTATGAAACAATGCTTCTAGCCCGTCGTATTGATGAACGGATGTGGTTATTGAATCGTGCTGGTAAAATACCATTTGTCATCTCATGTCAAGGACAGGAAGCAGCACAAGTAGGAGCTGCATTTGCACTCGATCGAGAAAAGGATTATGTTCTTCCGTATTATCGTGATATGGGTGTAGTGTTAACGTTTGGTATGACACCAAGAGAACTAATGCTTTCAGGATTTGCGAAAGCGGAAGATCCAAATTCAGGCGGACGACAAATGCCAGGTCACTTTGGGCAAAAGAAGAACCGAATTGTAACAGGATCTTCTCCAGTTACTACTCAGGTTCCACATGCAGTAGGAATTGCACTTGCAGGGAAAATGGAAAGAAAAGATCTTGTTACGTTTGTAACATTTGGTGAAGGATCATCCAACCAAGGTGACTTCCATGAAGGGGCTAACTTTGCGGGCGTGCATAAACTTCCAGTCATTTTCATGTGTGAAAATAATAAATATGCCATTTCTGTGCCAATTGAGAAACAATTAGCATGTGAAAAGGTATCTGACCGTGCAATCGGCTATGGTATGCCAGGAATCACTGTTGACGGAAATGATCCATTAGAAGTTTATAAAGCAGTGAAAGAGGCTGCCGATCGTGGCCGTCGTGGAGAAGGGCCAACGCTTGTTGAAACAGTTTCTTACCGTCTTACTCCACACTCATCTGATGATGATGACCGTTCTTACCGGGCACCTGATGAAGTAGCAAAAGCAAAAACGCAAGATCCGATTATTACATTTGGTGCGTATTTAAAGGAAACAGGTATCTTGAATGATGAGTTGGAAAAAGAAATAAACGACCGCGTGATGAAGCTGGTGAATGAAGCTACAGATTATGCTGAAAATGCGCCTTATGCTGCACCAGAAGAAGCGTTGAAGTATGTTTATGCACAGGAGTAA
- a CDS encoding alpha-ketoacid dehydrogenase subunit beta translates to MAIISYIDSITMAIREEMERDPKVFVLGEDVGVKGGVFKATQGLYEQFGEERVIDAPLAESAIAGVGIGAAMYGMRPIAEMQFADFIMPAVNQIISEAAKVRYRSNNDWSCPIVIRAPYGGGVHGALYHSQSVEAVFANQPGLKIVMPSTPYDAKGLLKAAIRDNDPVLFFEHKRAYRLIKGEVPTNDYTLPIGKADVKRDGDDITVITYGLCVHFALQAAEKLAKDGISAHILDLRTVYPLDKEAIIEAASKTGKVLLVTEDTKEGSIMSEVSAIIAENCLFELDAPIMRLAGPEVPAMPYAPTMEKFFMVNPDKVEKAMRELAEY, encoded by the coding sequence ATGGCGATTATTTCATATATTGATTCAATAACTATGGCCATTCGGGAAGAAATGGAACGGGATCCTAAGGTTTTTGTATTAGGCGAAGATGTAGGGGTAAAAGGCGGCGTGTTTAAAGCTACACAAGGCCTGTATGAACAATTTGGCGAGGAACGCGTCATCGATGCACCTCTTGCTGAATCTGCCATTGCAGGGGTTGGAATTGGTGCAGCAATGTACGGAATGCGCCCAATTGCCGAAATGCAATTTGCTGATTTCATCATGCCTGCTGTCAATCAAATTATTTCAGAAGCAGCGAAAGTCCGTTATCGTTCGAATAATGATTGGAGCTGTCCAATTGTTATACGTGCTCCTTATGGCGGCGGCGTTCACGGTGCGTTGTACCATTCTCAATCAGTTGAGGCTGTATTTGCTAATCAACCGGGATTGAAAATTGTAATGCCGTCTACACCATATGATGCGAAAGGCTTGTTAAAGGCAGCCATTCGTGATAATGACCCGGTTTTATTTTTCGAGCACAAAAGGGCTTATCGTTTAATTAAGGGAGAGGTCCCTACAAATGATTACACATTGCCAATCGGAAAAGCTGATGTGAAGCGTGACGGAGATGACATTACCGTTATTACCTACGGTCTATGTGTACATTTTGCCCTCCAAGCGGCTGAAAAATTAGCGAAGGATGGAATCTCTGCACATATTCTTGATTTGAGAACAGTATACCCTCTTGATAAAGAAGCTATTATTGAAGCAGCTTCAAAAACAGGTAAAGTCTTGCTTGTTACCGAGGATACAAAAGAAGGCAGTATTATGAGTGAAGTATCAGCTATTATTGCCGAAAATTGCTTGTTTGAATTAGATGCTCCAATAATGCGTCTAGCTGGACCTGAGGTACCAGCCATGCCATATGCTCCAACAATGGAAAAATTCTTTATGGTAAACCCTGATAAAGTCGAAAAAGCAATGAGAGAACTAGCCGAGTATTAA
- a CDS encoding dihydrolipoamide acetyltransferase family protein, which translates to MVIEQIKMPQLGESVTEGTISKWLVSVGDKVNKYDPLAEVMTDKVNAEVPSSFTGVIKELIANEEDTLAVGEIICTIEVEGGESPQAKTEAVAPASSGSAETTAPDDQGNKARYSPAVLKISQEHGIDLTQVSGTGAGGRITRKDLLKLIESGNIPVAGQRMEAVKVEAVVQPEPQKQEVSQPVSTSTPKTPSAQPVHIPVEAGDIEIPVTGIRKAIAANMLRSKHEAPHAWTMMEVDATNLVDYRNSLKDEFKKKEGFNLTFFAFFVKAVAQALKEFPQINSMWAGEKIIQKKDINISIAVATDDALFVPVIKNADEKTIKGIAREISELAVKVRTGKLRSEDMQGGTFTVNNTGSFGSVQSMGIINYPQAAILQVESIVKRPVVMNNGMIAVRDMVNLCMSLDHRVLDGLVCGRFLQRVKEILENTSKSTTSIY; encoded by the coding sequence GTGGTAATTGAACAAATTAAAATGCCTCAGCTAGGGGAGAGTGTAACCGAGGGTACGATCAGTAAGTGGTTAGTATCTGTTGGTGATAAAGTAAATAAATACGATCCCCTTGCAGAGGTTATGACAGATAAAGTAAATGCAGAAGTCCCATCCTCCTTTACAGGTGTGATTAAAGAACTAATTGCTAACGAAGAAGATACCCTAGCGGTTGGAGAAATCATTTGTACAATTGAAGTTGAGGGTGGCGAAAGTCCTCAGGCTAAAACAGAAGCCGTAGCTCCAGCATCATCCGGCAGTGCGGAAACTACAGCTCCAGATGACCAAGGAAACAAAGCGCGTTATTCTCCAGCAGTTTTAAAAATATCTCAAGAACATGGAATTGACCTAACGCAAGTGTCAGGCACCGGTGCAGGTGGAAGAATCACAAGAAAAGATTTACTGAAATTGATTGAATCTGGAAATATCCCTGTTGCTGGCCAAAGGATGGAAGCTGTAAAAGTAGAAGCAGTTGTTCAGCCTGAACCTCAAAAGCAAGAGGTTTCACAACCTGTATCTACATCCACACCAAAGACACCATCTGCACAACCGGTTCATATTCCAGTGGAAGCTGGTGACATAGAAATCCCGGTTACTGGCATTCGAAAAGCAATTGCTGCCAATATGCTTCGCAGCAAGCATGAAGCGCCACATGCTTGGACTATGATGGAAGTGGATGCAACCAATTTGGTTGACTATCGTAATTCTCTTAAAGATGAGTTTAAGAAAAAAGAAGGCTTTAATCTAACATTCTTTGCTTTCTTTGTAAAAGCTGTAGCCCAAGCATTAAAAGAGTTCCCACAAATAAATTCTATGTGGGCGGGAGAAAAAATCATTCAGAAGAAAGACATTAATATTTCGATTGCCGTTGCAACAGATGATGCCTTATTCGTACCTGTCATTAAAAATGCAGATGAAAAAACGATTAAAGGAATTGCCCGTGAAATTTCGGAGCTTGCAGTTAAGGTAAGAACCGGAAAATTACGATCTGAAGATATGCAGGGTGGAACATTCACAGTGAATAACACAGGATCATTTGGATCTGTTCAATCCATGGGAATTATCAATTATCCGCAAGCTGCCATTCTTCAAGTGGAATCCATTGTTAAGCGACCTGTAGTGATGAATAATGGAATGATTGCTGTGCGTGACATGGTTAATCTATGTATGTCTCTTGACCACAGAGTACTTGACGGCCTTGTTTGCGGACGTTTCTTACAACGTGTGAAGGAAATTCTTGAAAATACATCAAAATCTACAACTTCCATTTATTAA
- a CDS encoding methylmalonyl-CoA mutase subunit beta gives MRSLEKIKNQSFPFMSKDEWKEKAEKSLKGRTVESLQTATYEGIILKPLYSQEDEQAVPDYPGGTDYRRGIHPLGYLTNEWRVAQRLTYQTLDELKEKLKQNFDKGQTAISFEVSKSLFEENETLETILGEYSHQHPFSINAKGLHPKLLASLETIGEKKGTSDTICGYIGSDPVALFAEEGSISEEFFNEWMATIVQSSVKLPNLRTILINTSPYHNGGANAVQELGIALAEGIYYLEKLQEAGMELEDIFSKMIFQFSIGGHFFMEMAKLRAARILWNRVAEVYGTKVNNQGMHISAETSRFTKTIQDPHVNLLRAGNEAFAAVIGGVQYLHVDPFNNLSGSTSASERMARNTQLLLKEEAQLKQVIDPAGGSWYVEHLTNELAEKSWEFFQQIEAHDGIIEGLKSNWLQKEIATVYDKRNKDCQTRKQSMIGTNVYANLDENVPNLKSQNKESYVLKKGNSLINITAIPQRRLSESFEELRNKARSYEETAGYKPSVGMICLGELKEHKARLDFMKGFLAAGGVKAVESDSIVSFENARSFVSTLPVTKCFCICGTNEQYERGGHEILTSLRTEFPDRVFYLAGLPEKDKQSKWTAEGIKQFIHMKSNCYETLDAIFNELEVSTVEETKA, from the coding sequence ATGAGGAGTTTGGAAAAAATAAAGAATCAGTCTTTTCCATTTATGTCGAAAGATGAATGGAAAGAAAAAGCAGAAAAATCGTTAAAAGGAAGAACCGTTGAGTCCTTACAAACGGCTACATATGAAGGAATTATTTTGAAACCGCTTTATTCTCAGGAAGATGAACAGGCAGTTCCAGATTATCCAGGTGGCACAGATTATAGAAGAGGGATTCATCCACTCGGATATTTGACTAATGAATGGAGAGTAGCACAGCGTTTAACCTATCAAACATTGGATGAATTGAAAGAAAAGCTCAAGCAAAACTTTGATAAAGGGCAAACTGCCATTTCTTTTGAAGTATCAAAGTCTTTATTTGAAGAGAATGAAACGCTTGAAACTATTCTTGGAGAATACAGTCATCAACACCCCTTCTCCATTAACGCCAAGGGTCTCCACCCTAAATTACTTGCATCTCTAGAAACAATTGGAGAGAAAAAAGGAACCAGCGACACGATTTGTGGTTATATTGGTTCTGATCCAGTTGCTCTTTTTGCTGAAGAAGGCAGTATTTCAGAAGAGTTTTTCAATGAATGGATGGCGACCATTGTCCAATCAAGTGTGAAATTACCTAATCTTAGAACCATATTAATTAATACATCGCCATATCATAATGGTGGAGCAAATGCTGTTCAAGAGCTTGGTATTGCATTGGCTGAAGGAATCTATTATCTTGAAAAGCTTCAGGAAGCTGGAATGGAACTGGAAGATATTTTTTCCAAAATGATTTTTCAATTCTCTATTGGCGGCCACTTTTTTATGGAAATGGCCAAACTCCGGGCAGCAAGAATTCTATGGAATCGTGTGGCTGAAGTTTATGGAACTAAAGTGAATAATCAAGGGATGCATATCTCTGCGGAAACTTCTAGATTCACAAAAACTATACAGGACCCCCATGTCAACCTCCTACGGGCAGGTAATGAGGCTTTTGCAGCAGTTATTGGGGGCGTACAATATTTACATGTGGATCCTTTCAATAATCTTTCGGGTTCCACTTCCGCTTCGGAAAGAATGGCAAGGAACACACAACTCCTACTTAAAGAAGAAGCTCAGTTAAAACAAGTGATTGATCCTGCTGGTGGTTCTTGGTATGTCGAACACTTAACCAATGAACTTGCCGAGAAATCTTGGGAATTCTTTCAACAAATTGAAGCCCATGACGGCATCATTGAGGGATTAAAATCAAACTGGCTGCAGAAAGAAATAGCGACAGTGTATGATAAAAGAAATAAGGATTGTCAGACAAGGAAGCAAAGTATGATTGGCACGAATGTTTATGCCAATCTTGATGAAAACGTTCCTAATCTTAAATCTCAAAATAAAGAATCATATGTATTAAAAAAGGGAAATTCATTAATAAATATTACTGCTATTCCTCAACGAAGACTGTCAGAGTCATTTGAAGAATTGCGAAATAAGGCAAGGAGTTATGAAGAAACAGCAGGCTATAAGCCATCTGTAGGCATGATTTGTCTTGGCGAGTTAAAAGAGCATAAGGCAAGGCTGGATTTTATGAAAGGTTTTCTAGCTGCGGGTGGGGTGAAAGCAGTTGAAAGTGATTCTATTGTTTCTTTTGAGAATGCTAGATCATTTGTTTCTACTCTTCCTGTTACGAAATGTTTTTGCATCTGTGGTACAAATGAACAGTATGAAAGGGGCGGGCATGAGATTTTAACTAGCCTAAGAACGGAATTCCCCGATCGAGTATTTTACCTTGCTGGGCTCCCTGAAAAAGACAAGCAGTCCAAGTGGACGGCTGAAGGAATTAAGCAGTTTATTCATATGAAAAGCAATTGTTATGAAACTCTCGATGCCATTTTTAACGAGTTGGAGGTGAGCACGGTTGAAGAAACAAAAGCCTGA
- the scpA gene encoding methylmalonyl-CoA mutase, whose product MKKQKPDFQNISLFSNQTFMTKEEWQESAQTEMDVSIDDLLFETNEQISLKPLYTKEDRKDLEQIGHLPGLPPYTRGPYPTMYVNRPWTVRQYAGFSTAEESNAFYRRNLAMGQKGLSVAFDLATHRGYDSDHPRVVGDVGKAGVAIDSILDMKTLFDGIPLDQMSVSMTMNGAVLPILAFFIVTAEEQGVSQEKLAGTIQNDILKEYMVRNTYIYPPEMSMKIIADIFEYTSKYMPKFNSISISGYHMQEAGAPADLELAYTLADGLEYVRTGLKSGIEIDSFAPRLSFFWAVGMNYFMEVAKMRAARLIWAKMMKSFNPKNEKSLALRTHSQTSGWSLTEQDPFNNVTRTLVEAHAAAMGHTQSLHTNALDEAIALPTDFSARIARNTQLFLQEETGITQVIDPWAGSYYVEKLTDELVKRAWTHIEEIEQLGGMAKAIETGLPKMRIEEAAARRQAQIDSGKETIIGVNRYRLEKEEAIDILDIDNTAVRLKQIEKLQGLKASRDDHKVKAALDALTIAAETGKQNLLELAVKAARVRATLGEISDAIEKVASRHKAVIRSISGVYSTAFSNEEEIVEVQKMTDEFLENEGRRPRILIAKMGQDGHDRGAKVIATAFADLGFDVDISPLFQTPEETAMQAVENDVHVVGMSSLAAGHKTLLPQLVEELKKLGREDILVVIGGVIPAQDYQFLYDHGASAIFGPGTIIPVAAQKVIKEIYAQLGYEEVSQ is encoded by the coding sequence TTGAAGAAACAAAAGCCTGATTTTCAAAACATTTCTTTATTTAGCAATCAAACATTCATGACCAAGGAAGAATGGCAGGAGAGCGCACAGACAGAAATGGATGTTTCCATTGATGATTTACTTTTTGAAACAAATGAACAAATTAGTTTAAAGCCTCTTTATACAAAAGAAGATCGTAAAGATCTTGAACAAATTGGCCACCTGCCTGGGCTCCCCCCTTACACAAGGGGTCCCTATCCAACGATGTATGTCAATCGACCATGGACAGTCAGACAGTATGCAGGATTTTCAACCGCCGAGGAAAGTAATGCTTTTTACCGCCGTAACTTAGCAATGGGTCAAAAGGGACTTTCGGTTGCATTTGATTTAGCCACCCACCGTGGCTACGATTCTGACCATCCACGTGTGGTCGGTGATGTGGGAAAAGCAGGGGTAGCTATTGATTCTATCCTTGATATGAAGACACTTTTTGATGGGATACCTTTAGACCAAATGTCGGTATCCATGACCATGAACGGGGCGGTCTTGCCGATTCTCGCTTTTTTTATTGTAACAGCCGAAGAACAAGGTGTAAGTCAGGAGAAGCTCGCTGGAACTATTCAAAATGACATTTTAAAAGAATATATGGTTCGAAATACATATATATATCCGCCAGAAATGTCAATGAAGATTATAGCTGATATTTTTGAATATACATCAAAATACATGCCAAAGTTTAATAGTATCAGTATCTCAGGTTACCATATGCAAGAAGCAGGAGCGCCTGCAGATTTAGAGTTAGCTTATACACTGGCAGATGGTTTGGAATATGTACGAACAGGCCTAAAATCAGGTATTGAAATAGATTCATTTGCTCCAAGGTTGTCCTTTTTCTGGGCCGTTGGGATGAATTATTTCATGGAAGTGGCCAAAATGCGGGCAGCGAGATTAATTTGGGCAAAAATGATGAAATCATTCAATCCTAAAAATGAAAAATCTTTAGCATTAAGGACACATTCGCAAACATCTGGTTGGAGCTTAACAGAGCAAGATCCGTTTAATAATGTTACTCGTACTCTAGTTGAAGCTCATGCGGCAGCAATGGGGCATACTCAATCACTGCATACAAATGCCTTGGACGAAGCCATTGCATTACCAACGGATTTTTCTGCACGTATCGCTCGTAATACCCAATTGTTCTTACAGGAAGAAACAGGAATAACACAGGTGATCGATCCATGGGCAGGCTCCTATTATGTTGAAAAGCTTACCGATGAATTAGTTAAACGTGCTTGGACACATATTGAAGAGATTGAACAACTTGGCGGGATGGCCAAAGCGATTGAAACGGGCTTGCCGAAAATGCGAATTGAAGAAGCGGCAGCTAGAAGACAGGCTCAAATTGATTCAGGTAAGGAAACGATTATAGGCGTCAATCGTTACCGTCTTGAAAAGGAAGAAGCAATTGATATTTTAGATATTGATAATACGGCAGTCCGCCTAAAACAAATTGAAAAATTACAGGGATTAAAAGCAAGCCGCGATGACCATAAAGTGAAGGCAGCCCTAGATGCGTTAACAATCGCAGCGGAAACTGGTAAACAAAACCTATTAGAGCTGGCAGTAAAAGCAGCAAGGGTAAGAGCAACCTTGGGAGAAATCTCTGATGCTATTGAAAAGGTTGCTAGCCGACATAAAGCAGTGATTCGCTCAATTAGCGGAGTGTATAGTACTGCTTTTAGCAATGAGGAAGAGATTGTAGAAGTTCAAAAAATGACAGATGAATTCCTTGAAAATGAAGGAAGACGGCCCAGAATACTCATTGCTAAAATGGGTCAGGATGGACATGATCGCGGTGCCAAGGTAATTGCGACCGCCTTCGCTGACCTTGGTTTTGATGTCGATATTAGTCCGTTATTCCAAACACCAGAAGAAACGGCAATGCAGGCAGTAGAAAACGATGTTCATGTGGTTGGAATGAGTTCACTTGCTGCAGGGCATAAAACGTTACTTCCTCAATTAGTGGAGGAGTTAAAAAAATTAGGAAGAGAAGATATTTTGGTGGTAATTGGCGGAGTCATTCCTGCTCAGGATTACCAATTTCTATATGATCACGGTGCTTCAGCCATTTTTGGTCCAGGAACTATTATTCCAGTGGCTGCTCAAAAGGTTATAAAGGAGATTTATGCACAACTCGGTTATGAGGAAGTGTCACAATAA
- the meaB gene encoding methylmalonyl Co-A mutase-associated GTPase MeaB — MTSDKKPEWSDPNEPDKCSSIVRKGQEQEGQPASIQKNIRFQKRKISDLSTDELYEGVVKGDRSLLARAITLVESNADQHFQKAQELLQKLLPKSGKSIRIGITGVPGAGKSTFIEAFGMYLCNLGHRVAVLAIDPSSKLSGGSILGDKTRMEHLSKNPKAFIRPSPTAGKLGGVHRKTREAMLLCEAAGFDVILIETVGVGQSEVIIRDMVDFFMLLVLTGAGDELQGMKKGIMELADAVIVHKADGDNKRRAEQTKHEYNRILHFLQPATKGWTTKAYTCSSVNGEGINEIWGLIQKFEETGKGTGVFTERRKGQQRDWIYSLISDQLHYSFFHHPVVKQKLPQLENEVMAGTKTAASAVGTLFDVFLSGKEK, encoded by the coding sequence ATGACTTCTGATAAAAAACCGGAATGGAGCGATCCAAACGAACCTGATAAATGCTCAAGTATTGTAAGAAAAGGTCAAGAGCAGGAAGGTCAACCAGCATCCATTCAAAAAAATATCCGCTTTCAGAAACGCAAAATCTCAGATCTCTCAACGGATGAACTTTATGAGGGTGTAGTAAAGGGTGACAGGAGTCTATTAGCTAGAGCCATCACACTTGTTGAAAGTAATGCCGACCAGCATTTTCAAAAAGCCCAGGAGCTTCTGCAAAAACTCTTGCCCAAAAGCGGTAAGTCTATTAGGATCGGAATTACAGGTGTCCCAGGGGCAGGAAAAAGCACATTTATTGAGGCCTTCGGGATGTACCTTTGTAATTTGGGACATCGTGTTGCCGTTTTAGCCATTGATCCAAGTTCAAAGTTAAGTGGTGGAAGCATCCTTGGAGATAAGACGAGGATGGAACACCTATCCAAAAACCCGAAAGCCTTTATCCGACCTTCACCCACAGCAGGGAAGCTAGGCGGCGTTCATCGAAAAACGAGAGAAGCCATGTTGCTGTGTGAGGCTGCCGGATTTGATGTGATCTTAATTGAAACCGTTGGTGTGGGACAAAGTGAAGTTATCATTAGAGATATGGTAGATTTTTTTATGCTGCTCGTCCTGACAGGTGCTGGAGATGAACTTCAAGGAATGAAGAAGGGAATTATGGAGCTTGCGGATGCAGTCATTGTCCATAAAGCAGATGGAGACAATAAACGAAGAGCAGAACAGACCAAACATGAATATAACCGGATTCTGCACTTTCTTCAGCCAGCTACTAAAGGTTGGACAACAAAAGCTTATACCTGTTCATCGGTAAACGGGGAAGGCATTAATGAGATTTGGGGCCTGATTCAAAAATTCGAAGAGACTGGAAAAGGGACAGGCGTTTTTACAGAACGAAGAAAGGGACAGCAAAGAGACTGGATCTATTCATTAATTTCTGACCAGCTTCATTACAGCTTCTTTCACCATCCAGTTGTAAAACAAAAGCTCCCACAATTAGAGAATGAAGTAATGGCTGGGACAAAGACAGCTGCTTCCGCTGTAGGAACCTTGTTTGATGTTTTTTTATCAGGAAAAGAAAAATAG
- a CDS encoding BrxA/BrxB family bacilliredoxin, whose amino-acid sequence MNFNFFMNDVVNQARQEIVSAGYKELKSPTEVEEAFAQKGTTLVMINSVCGCAGGVARPAAAHALHYDKRPDHLVTVFAGQDKEATETARSYFTGYPPSSPSFALLKDGEIITMVERHQIEGFDPASVVAKLQNEFEKHCEEL is encoded by the coding sequence ATGAATTTCAACTTTTTTATGAATGATGTTGTTAACCAGGCACGACAAGAAATTGTGTCAGCTGGATATAAGGAATTAAAATCCCCAACTGAAGTGGAAGAAGCATTTGCACAAAAGGGTACAACTTTAGTGATGATTAATTCTGTTTGTGGTTGTGCAGGTGGGGTTGCTCGTCCAGCTGCTGCACATGCCCTTCATTACGATAAACGTCCGGATCATTTAGTTACTGTGTTTGCCGGGCAAGATAAGGAAGCAACTGAGACAGCTAGAAGCTATTTCACTGGCTACCCTCCTTCCTCTCCATCTTTTGCCCTATTAAAGGATGGGGAAATTATTACAATGGTCGAGAGACACCAAATTGAGGGCTTTGACCCTGCATCAGTCGTTGCAAAGCTTCAAAATGAATTTGAAAAGCATTGTGAAGAACTATAA
- a CDS encoding M20 family metallopeptidase encodes MKEFLNNYSETIQSKLWDISDKLYHHPELGDQEYESMKLLVEFLEGHHFTVEKGIVDRPTAFKAVYDSKKEGPTIAYLSEYDALPEIGHGCGHNLIGTMSAGAGVLLSKVVDEIGGRVVVLGTPAEETNGAKVPMAEQGIFDDIDAAMILHPADESYESGDSLAMDAIQFDFRGRTSHAAAFPEKGINALDAVIQLFNGINALRQHVTSDVRIHGIIKEGGVAANIVPDKAVAQFYVRAKDRTYLNEVVQKVISIAKGASMMTGADVHIENYELSYDNMVTNHTLSQLFSNNLLSTGVKKVEKAKDSYGSIDMGNVSHVVPAIHPYIGLDSPGLIAHTREFADLTITDNSHQILARGALALAMTGYDLITNKEEFEKMKNEFRQNVLR; translated from the coding sequence ATGAAAGAATTTTTAAATAACTATTCAGAAACTATTCAAAGCAAGTTATGGGATATAAGTGACAAGCTATATCATCACCCAGAACTGGGTGATCAAGAATACGAATCAATGAAACTCTTAGTAGAGTTTTTGGAGGGGCACCATTTTACTGTTGAAAAAGGAATTGTAGATCGACCTACAGCCTTTAAAGCTGTTTATGACAGTAAGAAGGAGGGACCAACAATCGCATATCTTTCTGAATATGATGCGTTGCCGGAGATTGGGCATGGATGTGGGCATAATTTAATTGGAACGATGAGTGCGGGAGCAGGGGTTCTCTTAAGTAAAGTAGTAGATGAAATTGGAGGCCGTGTGGTAGTTTTAGGCACACCAGCAGAAGAAACGAATGGAGCAAAGGTTCCGATGGCTGAACAAGGAATTTTTGATGACATTGATGCTGCGATGATTTTGCACCCGGCAGATGAATCGTATGAGAGCGGGGACTCTTTAGCTATGGATGCCATCCAATTTGACTTCCGTGGCAGAACAAGTCATGCTGCTGCGTTTCCTGAAAAGGGGATCAATGCACTGGATGCCGTCATTCAATTATTTAACGGGATCAATGCCCTTCGTCAACATGTAACATCTGACGTAAGAATTCATGGAATTATTAAGGAGGGTGGGGTTGCAGCCAATATTGTCCCAGATAAAGCAGTTGCTCAATTCTATGTTCGTGCAAAGGACCGTACCTATTTAAACGAAGTTGTTCAAAAGGTAATCAGTATCGCTAAAGGTGCATCTATGATGACTGGTGCAGATGTGCATATTGAAAATTATGAATTGAGCTATGACAATATGGTCACGAATCATACTTTATCCCAGCTTTTTTCAAATAATCTATTATCCACCGGTGTTAAGAAGGTTGAGAAAGCTAAAGATTCTTACGGTTCCATTGACATGGGAAATGTGAGTCATGTGGTTCCAGCTATTCATCCTTATATTGGTCTCGATTCACCTGGGTTAATTGCTCATACAAGAGAGTTTGCAGATTTAACCATCACAGACAACTCTCATCAGATTCTGGCAAGAGGTGCACTGGCCCTTGCTATGACGGGCTATGATTTAATTACCAATAAAGAGGAATTTGAAAAAATGAAGAATGAATTCCGTCAAAATGTATTAAGATAA